Proteins co-encoded in one Sporosarcina sp. FSL K6-1522 genomic window:
- a CDS encoding prephenate dehydrogenase — MKINVSIIGLGLIGGSLGLALKRDPELYVTGYDRSFSTLDQAFRRGIIDKIATSIDNACEDADVIVFATPVNTTVTMMQQASQWTLKDGVILTDTGSTKGPIMEAAQPLLERGITFIGGHPMAGSHKSGVTAAKEHLFENAYYVLTPDAQTDKAKVDFLCQLLKPTKGKVVVLEAEEHDRMTAIVSHFPHLVASSLVGRLSVQQEVQPFVRKLAAGGFRDLTRIASADPIMWRDITTQNRVELLKQLDGWLEEMENVRTMLTSNDPSEIYEYFAGAKQFRDELPIASQGALYMTYDLHIDIPDHPGIISDITKVLADERISLTNIRIVETRTDVFGILVISFQSADDRERAKAALAQTMDYSMQIV; from the coding sequence ATGAAAATCAACGTTTCAATTATAGGACTAGGCCTGATTGGCGGTTCGTTAGGGCTTGCCTTGAAACGGGATCCTGAACTATATGTAACAGGGTACGATCGATCATTTAGTACGTTAGATCAAGCGTTTCGAAGAGGCATTATCGATAAGATTGCAACATCCATCGATAATGCTTGTGAAGATGCGGATGTCATCGTTTTTGCAACACCGGTAAACACGACGGTGACGATGATGCAGCAGGCATCACAATGGACGTTAAAAGATGGCGTCATCCTCACAGATACAGGTAGTACGAAGGGGCCGATTATGGAGGCGGCGCAGCCATTGCTTGAACGGGGAATTACGTTCATCGGTGGTCATCCGATGGCGGGCTCCCATAAAAGTGGTGTAACGGCGGCGAAGGAGCATCTGTTTGAAAATGCGTATTATGTATTGACGCCAGATGCGCAAACCGATAAAGCGAAAGTGGACTTCCTATGTCAATTATTGAAGCCGACGAAGGGGAAAGTGGTCGTGTTAGAAGCAGAAGAGCATGATCGGATGACGGCAATCGTTAGTCATTTCCCCCATCTCGTTGCATCTTCACTCGTCGGTAGACTGTCGGTCCAACAAGAGGTTCAACCATTTGTCAGAAAGCTAGCGGCAGGTGGTTTCCGGGATTTGACTCGAATTGCCTCCGCAGATCCGATTATGTGGCGTGATATTACGACACAGAATCGGGTGGAATTATTGAAACAGCTTGATGGATGGCTGGAAGAGATGGAAAACGTTCGCACTATGCTTACTTCGAATGACCCTTCAGAAATTTACGAGTATTTTGCAGGAGCGAAACAGTTTCGTGATGAATTACCAATCGCGTCACAAGGTGCACTTTATATGACATATGATTTACATATCGATATCCCGGATCATCCAGGTATTATTTCAGATATTACAAAAGTACTGGCTGATGAACGAATCAGTTTGACCAACATTCGTATTGTTGAGACACGAACAGATGTCTTCGGAATTCTTGTTATTAGCTTCCAAAGTGCAGATGATCGTGAACGAGCAAAGGCTGCTCTTGCACAAACAATGGATTATAGTATGCAAATTGTGTAA
- the hisC gene encoding histidinol-phosphate transaminase, whose protein sequence is MNWKKALESMTPYKPGRSIEEAKRLYGLKEVVKLASNENPYGCAPAVKDYLATSALQYEIYPDGYASSLRSKVAAKHGISEETLLFGNGSDEIVMIIARALLGVGANTVMATPTFPQYAHHAKIEGAEIREIPLQNGQHDLEGFSAAIDDHTAVVWVCNPNNPTGNLIPSDRLKTFLEQVPKNILVVLDEAYFEFITASEHVDSVTWLDEFPNIIILRTFSKAYGLASFRIGYAVGHPEVISNLNKVRSPFNNSSLALAVAEKALEDEAFIAQCCELNHEQRQRFNHYATEKNLHVFDSEANFVLLEVPGDADHASEQLLQQGFIVRSGNALGTPGYVRVTIGTEEQNTGFFKAFDTLLVGEGLQV, encoded by the coding sequence GTGAACTGGAAAAAAGCACTTGAAAGTATGACCCCATACAAACCAGGCAGATCGATTGAAGAGGCGAAACGGCTGTATGGCCTGAAAGAGGTTGTGAAGCTCGCTTCCAATGAAAACCCATATGGCTGTGCACCAGCTGTCAAAGACTACTTAGCAACTTCAGCCCTACAATATGAAATCTATCCGGACGGTTATGCGAGCTCGTTACGCAGTAAGGTTGCTGCTAAGCACGGAATTAGTGAAGAAACATTATTATTCGGGAATGGTTCGGATGAAATCGTTATGATTATTGCACGGGCGCTACTTGGTGTAGGTGCGAATACCGTTATGGCAACACCGACATTTCCACAATACGCTCATCATGCAAAAATCGAGGGGGCAGAAATAAGGGAAATTCCTTTGCAGAACGGCCAGCACGATTTAGAAGGGTTCTCAGCGGCAATCGACGACCACACAGCGGTCGTATGGGTGTGTAATCCGAATAACCCGACTGGCAACTTGATACCAAGTGATCGCTTGAAAACGTTCCTTGAACAAGTACCCAAAAATATCCTCGTTGTGCTTGACGAAGCGTATTTTGAATTTATCACTGCTTCCGAGCATGTAGATTCGGTTACGTGGCTAGACGAATTTCCGAATATTATTATCTTGCGAACATTTTCAAAAGCATACGGATTGGCTTCTTTCCGGATTGGCTATGCAGTTGGCCATCCTGAGGTCATTTCCAACCTCAATAAAGTACGAAGCCCGTTTAACAATAGCTCGCTAGCGCTAGCAGTTGCCGAAAAGGCGTTGGAAGACGAGGCGTTCATTGCACAATGCTGTGAACTTAATCATGAACAGAGACAGCGATTTAATCATTATGCAACAGAGAAGAATCTACATGTCTTTGATTCGGAAGCGAATTTCGTTTTGCTTGAAGTGCCAGGCGATGCAGATCATGCTTCGGAACAATTATTGCAACAAGGTTTTATTGTCAGAAGTGGCAATGCGCTTGGTACGCCGGGCTATGTCCGTGTGACAATTGGGACGGAGGAGCAGAACACGGGATTCTTTAAGGCATTCGATACACTGTTAGTAGGTGAGGGATTACAAGTATGA
- the aroH gene encoding chorismate mutase, with amino-acid sequence MVRGLRGATTVERDDEQTVLEATEALVLEMAEANRILPKDIISVLISTTADVKSTFPAKAVRTIEGWTYVPVMCTHEMDVPGAMPLCIRALMHVNTDTPQRYIKHIYQNEAVKLRPDLTLT; translated from the coding sequence ATGGTAAGGGGTTTAAGGGGAGCGACAACGGTTGAACGTGATGATGAACAAACAGTTCTTGAAGCGACCGAAGCACTTGTCCTCGAAATGGCAGAGGCGAATCGGATCTTGCCGAAAGATATTATTTCCGTACTGATTTCAACAACTGCGGATGTCAAGTCGACTTTCCCGGCAAAAGCAGTTCGGACGATTGAAGGCTGGACGTATGTACCTGTCATGTGTACGCATGAAATGGACGTACCTGGGGCAATGCCACTGTGTATCCGAGCACTTATGCATGTCAATACAGATACGCCGCAACGCTATATCAAGCATATCTATCAAAATGAAGCGGTGAAATTGCGACCAGATCTAACGCTAACTTGA
- the aroB gene encoding 3-dehydroquinate synthase has translation MGKLTVNIKNHEYDVHIGQNTYELFATDYAELFERTDRIAIIADEQVAASHLPRLQAALASTNREVVVKTVPAGEACKTSAVYVDCLSFLLQEKFTRDSLVIAFGGGACGDLTGFVAATFMRGIRFLQCPTTILAHDSAVGGKTAINMPEGKNMVGSFHQPSGVLFDMALFTTLPAKEIRSGMAELLKHAMISDEGWTNELLANPTFSQPTIDWLSIELLKGIEVKANIVAEDEFEHGARKYLNFGHTFGHAVEAACGFGGLSHGESVMIGMAYSLLLSETQGAIEETLTNRYIHFAKKHGYTFRPIYEHSFDEFMNYMEKDKKASFGKLNFVLLDGVGNPFVKELSGEQCELAFQQLQQRVEGDVT, from the coding sequence ATGGGAAAACTTACAGTCAATATTAAGAATCATGAATATGACGTTCATATTGGGCAAAACACCTATGAGCTGTTTGCAACGGACTATGCGGAATTATTTGAACGTACGGATCGCATTGCGATTATTGCAGACGAGCAGGTTGCCGCTAGCCATTTGCCACGCCTACAAGCAGCGTTGGCGTCTACAAACCGAGAAGTTGTCGTTAAAACGGTTCCCGCAGGTGAGGCATGTAAAACCTCTGCTGTTTACGTTGACTGTCTGTCGTTTCTCTTACAAGAAAAGTTTACGCGGGACTCGCTTGTCATCGCATTCGGTGGAGGTGCTTGTGGCGATTTAACGGGCTTTGTCGCTGCGACGTTTATGAGGGGTATTCGATTTTTGCAATGTCCGACAACCATTTTAGCGCATGATAGTGCAGTAGGTGGAAAAACAGCTATCAATATGCCGGAAGGTAAAAATATGGTAGGTTCTTTTCATCAACCATCAGGTGTACTTTTCGATATGGCGCTTTTTACAACATTACCAGCAAAAGAAATTCGGTCGGGGATGGCAGAGCTGTTAAAGCATGCAATGATATCAGATGAGGGCTGGACGAATGAGTTATTGGCCAACCCTACTTTCTCGCAGCCAACAATCGATTGGTTGTCTATCGAACTATTAAAAGGGATTGAAGTGAAGGCGAACATTGTCGCGGAAGACGAATTCGAGCATGGGGCAAGAAAATATTTGAACTTTGGCCATACATTTGGTCATGCAGTGGAAGCTGCGTGTGGATTTGGTGGTTTAAGCCATGGTGAATCCGTCATGATTGGCATGGCTTATAGTCTACTGTTAAGTGAAACACAAGGTGCGATAGAGGAAACGTTGACAAATCGTTATATTCATTTTGCTAAAAAACATGGTTATACGTTCCGACCGATTTATGAGCATTCATTTGATGAATTTATGAACTATATGGAAAAAGATAAAAAAGCTTCTTTTGGCAAATTAAATTTTGTCTTGCTCGATGGTGTGGGCAATCCATTTGTGAAAGAATTATCAGGGGAGCAATGTGAGCTAGCATTTCAGCAATTACAGCAGCGAGTAGAAGGGGATGTGACATGA
- the aroC gene encoding chorismate synthase gives MRYFTAGESHGPQLTAIIEGLPAQMELTAEMINRELSRRQGGHGRGRRMQIEKDQVIISSGVRHGKTLGSPVTLTVVNDDWKHWTSIMGVEPLPEDVKPEDVKRQITRPRPGHADLVGGMKYGHRDLRNVLERSSARETTMRVAIGAVAKQFLRELDIQTVAHVTEIGGVTTNPDTYAGKDTEALRSIIENDPVYCADPEAAQLMVQAIDDAKGRGDTIGGVVEVIIEGCPPGIGSYVQFDRKMDGKLAGAMMSINAFKGVEIGLGFEMAKMPGSEVHDEIAWDAEQGYYRKSNRLGGLEGGMTTGMPIVVRGVMKPIPTLYKPLESVDIDTKEPFVATIERSDPCAVPAASVVAEHVIATEMAKAIMEEFRSDTMDGLKKEIADYRRYVKEF, from the coding sequence ATGAGGTATTTCACAGCTGGAGAATCACATGGACCACAATTGACCGCAATTATTGAAGGGCTTCCTGCTCAAATGGAATTGACGGCAGAAATGATCAATCGTGAGCTGTCGCGACGCCAAGGAGGGCATGGCCGCGGTAGACGCATGCAGATTGAAAAAGATCAGGTAATCATCTCATCCGGTGTTCGTCATGGGAAGACGCTAGGATCGCCGGTAACGTTGACAGTCGTCAATGATGACTGGAAACATTGGACGAGTATTATGGGCGTAGAGCCGTTGCCAGAGGACGTCAAGCCGGAAGATGTGAAAAGACAAATTACAAGACCGAGACCGGGCCATGCGGACCTTGTTGGTGGTATGAAATATGGTCACCGGGATTTGCGTAATGTGCTTGAACGCTCATCTGCTCGTGAGACGACAATGCGTGTGGCAATTGGTGCAGTCGCGAAGCAGTTTTTACGAGAACTAGACATTCAAACCGTGGCGCATGTAACGGAAATCGGCGGTGTAACGACAAATCCAGATACATATGCAGGAAAAGATACAGAAGCGCTTCGTAGCATCATTGAAAACGATCCCGTGTACTGTGCGGATCCGGAAGCAGCGCAATTGATGGTACAAGCCATTGACGATGCAAAAGGCCGTGGAGATACGATTGGTGGCGTTGTAGAAGTCATTATTGAAGGATGTCCTCCAGGAATCGGTAGCTATGTACAATTTGACCGCAAGATGGATGGCAAGCTCGCGGGTGCGATGATGAGCATCAATGCATTTAAGGGTGTTGAAATCGGGCTTGGGTTTGAAATGGCAAAAATGCCAGGGAGCGAAGTGCATGATGAAATTGCTTGGGATGCAGAGCAAGGTTACTACCGTAAATCCAATCGTTTAGGTGGCTTGGAAGGCGGTATGACGACGGGTATGCCGATTGTTGTGAGAGGCGTCATGAAACCGATTCCTACATTGTACAAACCACTTGAAAGTGTCGATATCGATACGAAAGAGCCGTTCGTTGCAACAATCGAGCGTTCGGATCCTTGTGCAGTACCAGCTGCTTCTGTAGTGGCAGAGCATGTTATTGCAACGGAAATGGCAAAAGCGATTATGGAAGAATTTCGTTCAGATACGATGGATGGCCTCAAAAAGGAGATTGCCGATTACAGACGCTATGTGAAGGAGTTTTAA
- a CDS encoding protein-glutamate O-methyltransferase CheR: MPDYAIFIENIKKKTGIDLSLYKEAQMRRRLTSLYEKKGFRNFKEYYDAIHKDSAMLEEFLDRMTINVSEFYRNAQRWNVLEKKIFPKLLAGNKKLKIWSAACSTGEEPYSLAMVLSSHVPLREISILATDLDMGVIERAKVGLYPERALKEVPASVVQKFFVNEGHYYQVKDEVKRTVTFKQQNLLEDRYDTGFDLIVCRNVMIYFTEEAKDQIYMNFSKSLKKGGILFVGSTEQIFNPAKYGFESEDTFFYRKI, encoded by the coding sequence TTGCCGGATTATGCTATATTTATTGAAAATATTAAAAAGAAGACAGGCATCGATTTATCACTTTATAAAGAAGCCCAAATGAGAAGAAGATTGACTTCTCTTTATGAGAAAAAAGGGTTTCGGAATTTTAAAGAGTATTATGATGCGATACATAAGGATTCAGCGATGCTTGAGGAATTCCTGGATCGGATGACGATTAATGTGTCCGAATTTTACCGCAATGCGCAGCGGTGGAATGTACTGGAGAAGAAGATTTTTCCGAAGTTACTTGCTGGGAATAAGAAACTGAAGATTTGGAGTGCGGCTTGTTCAACAGGAGAAGAGCCATATTCGCTTGCGATGGTATTATCTTCACATGTGCCACTGCGTGAGATTTCGATTTTAGCGACAGATTTGGATATGGGTGTCATTGAGCGTGCCAAGGTTGGACTTTATCCTGAGCGAGCGCTTAAGGAAGTACCAGCATCGGTTGTGCAAAAGTTTTTCGTCAACGAAGGTCATTATTATCAAGTGAAGGACGAAGTGAAGCGAACGGTGACATTTAAGCAGCAAAACCTGTTAGAGGATCGTTATGATACAGGTTTCGATTTAATCGTTTGCCGCAACGTGATGATCTATTTTACAGAGGAAGCGAAAGATCAAATCTACATGAATTTTTCGAAATCCTTAAAAAAAGGTGGCATTCTTTTTGTAGGAAGTACAGAACAGATTTTTAATCCTGCAAAATACGGTTTTGAATCTGAAGATACGTTCTTCTATAGAAAAATTTGA
- the ndk gene encoding nucleoside-diphosphate kinase, whose translation MERTFLMVKPDGVQRNLIGEIVGRFESKGFQLVGAKLMQITPELAAQHYAEHKERPFFGELVDFITSGPVFAMVWEGENVISVGRLMTGATNPKESAPGTIRGDFAVTVGKNIIHGSDAPESAVREIGLFFKEEELVSYDKVMNNWIN comes from the coding sequence ATGGAAAGAACATTTTTAATGGTTAAGCCTGATGGCGTTCAACGTAACCTAATTGGTGAAATCGTTGGTCGTTTTGAAAGCAAAGGTTTTCAACTTGTAGGTGCAAAACTTATGCAAATCACACCTGAGCTTGCAGCACAACACTATGCTGAACATAAAGAGCGTCCCTTCTTTGGCGAGCTCGTTGACTTCATCACTTCAGGACCTGTATTCGCAATGGTATGGGAAGGCGAAAATGTCATCTCTGTTGGCCGTCTAATGACAGGCGCAACAAACCCGAAAGAATCAGCACCTGGTACAATCCGTGGTGACTTCGCAGTGACTGTTGGTAAAAACATCATTCATGGTTCTGATGCACCAGAATCTGCAGTTCGTGAAATCGGTCTTTTCTTCAAAGAAGAAGAGCTTGTATCTTATGACAAAGTGATGAACAACTGGATTAACTAA
- a CDS encoding polyprenyl synthetase family protein — protein MEKLKLVSLYADFRKDIAYIEKELERSVESSSPIIQQASLHLLKAGGKRIRPVFVILAAQFGHYHLKDVAKVAVSLELVHMASLVHDDVIDDADMRRGFKTIKARWDNRIAMYTGDFIFSRALTSIGEIEIPAVHQLLAETMLEICKGEIIQIDHQRRVDQSIRDYLRRIKRKTALLLSSSCELGALVSAADPATVRKMRRFGYFAGMAFQIVDDILDITSTDKKLGKPAGSDLLNGHLTLPILYIKDDAAFRPFMEHAFDGTLTESERDDMLAYIRRSGAIEKAQAVSDIYLQKALDEISTLPDGDAKKAFMQIAAFISKRKY, from the coding sequence TTGGAGAAATTGAAGTTAGTATCACTTTATGCAGATTTCCGAAAGGATATCGCTTATATAGAAAAGGAGCTTGAACGATCCGTCGAATCATCTTCCCCAATTATACAGCAGGCGTCTCTCCATCTTTTGAAGGCTGGAGGGAAAAGAATACGTCCGGTTTTCGTTATTCTTGCTGCTCAATTTGGTCATTACCATTTGAAAGATGTGGCGAAAGTGGCCGTCTCGTTAGAGTTAGTACATATGGCCTCGCTTGTACATGATGATGTCATTGATGATGCGGATATGCGCCGAGGTTTCAAAACAATCAAGGCAAGATGGGATAACCGCATTGCGATGTATACGGGGGATTTTATTTTTTCACGAGCGCTTACGTCTATCGGTGAAATTGAAATTCCGGCCGTCCATCAATTACTTGCTGAAACGATGCTTGAAATTTGTAAAGGTGAAATTATTCAAATCGATCATCAGCGCAGAGTGGATCAGTCGATTCGCGATTACTTACGTCGCATTAAACGAAAGACGGCACTATTGCTGTCCTCCAGTTGCGAACTCGGAGCACTTGTCTCCGCAGCAGATCCAGCTACAGTTCGAAAGATGCGCCGTTTTGGTTATTTTGCGGGTATGGCGTTTCAAATTGTGGACGATATTTTGGATATTACATCGACGGATAAAAAGCTTGGTAAGCCGGCTGGCAGTGATTTATTGAACGGTCATTTAACGTTGCCGATTTTGTACATAAAAGATGATGCGGCATTCCGACCATTTATGGAACATGCTTTTGACGGGACGCTAACGGAGTCAGAACGCGATGACATGCTTGCATACATCCGTCGTTCGGGAGCCATTGAAAAAGCCCAGGCAGTAAGTGACATCTATCTGCAAAAAGCGTTAGATGAAATCAGTACGCTGCCAGATGGAGATGCGAAAAAGGCATTCATGCAGATTGCTGCATTTATCAGCAAACGCAAATATTGA
- a CDS encoding demethylmenaquinone methyltransferase: protein MAITKEQKVHNVFEKISGDYDKMNSVISLNQHKKWRDDVMVRMDVREGAHALDVCCGTADWTIALAKAVGPTGSVIGLDFSEGMLEAGRPKVASYPNITLQQGNAMELPFPDASFDYVTIGFGLRNVPDYLTVLKELHRVLKPGGMVTCLDTSQPEMPGYRQLFKFYFKFIMPLMGKVLAKSYKEYSWLQESADEFPGMKGLAQLFTEAGFTAVSYKSYSGGAAAGHIGYK, encoded by the coding sequence TTGGCAATAACGAAAGAACAAAAAGTCCATAACGTTTTTGAAAAGATCTCCGGTGATTATGATAAGATGAATTCCGTCATCAGTCTCAATCAGCATAAGAAATGGCGCGATGACGTCATGGTGCGTATGGATGTACGGGAAGGCGCACATGCGCTCGATGTTTGCTGTGGAACTGCTGATTGGACGATTGCATTAGCGAAGGCAGTCGGTCCAACAGGCAGTGTAATCGGTCTTGATTTTAGTGAAGGTATGCTCGAAGCAGGGAGGCCGAAAGTGGCAAGTTACCCAAACATTACGCTTCAGCAAGGCAATGCGATGGAATTACCATTTCCAGATGCTTCATTCGACTATGTCACAATCGGTTTTGGTTTGCGCAATGTCCCAGATTATTTGACGGTATTAAAAGAACTACATCGTGTTTTGAAGCCGGGAGGTATGGTGACTTGTTTAGATACATCACAACCTGAGATGCCTGGTTATCGACAGCTCTTTAAGTTCTATTTTAAATTTATCATGCCACTAATGGGCAAAGTACTGGCAAAAAGTTATAAAGAATACTCATGGCTTCAGGAGTCAGCAGACGAATTCCCGGGGATGAAGGGGCTCGCTCAACTGTTTACGGAAGCTGGCTTCACAGCCGTGTCTTATAAATCATATAGCGGTGGTGCCGCGGCAGGGCACATAGGGTATAAATAA
- a CDS encoding heptaprenyl diphosphate synthase component 1 codes for MERQIIQQHIEHYRAEVGQAIYEPIVQRDVGLVSVDATKAFFLLLPMLNGERWTGHMNTAAIAVGAVHAGFDAHDTIDLFDATSKQQQLTVLSGDHFSGIHYRLLASLPEFGFIRSLSQSIGRVNEMKTTVHKQLPGEQSKLIEAIQTIEVGCIENFLHTFGFSRYVQLAKSALPLLWLEAQSAGSKVSAYEQEQAIALLATQLQEAIDAAYFLTPFLRQEICKMTTPLLSKLI; via the coding sequence ATGGAAAGACAAATTATACAACAGCATATTGAGCATTATAGAGCAGAGGTAGGGCAAGCGATTTACGAACCCATCGTCCAGCGGGATGTTGGGTTAGTATCAGTCGATGCGACCAAAGCATTCTTTCTTCTTTTACCGATGTTGAATGGAGAAAGATGGACAGGGCATATGAATACCGCAGCAATTGCTGTCGGTGCAGTTCATGCTGGATTTGATGCACATGATACCATCGATTTATTCGACGCAACTTCTAAACAGCAACAACTTACAGTGCTGTCGGGAGATCATTTTAGTGGCATTCATTATCGCCTCCTTGCATCACTTCCGGAATTTGGTTTTATTCGATCGTTATCGCAGTCAATTGGGCGAGTGAACGAGATGAAGACAACCGTGCACAAACAATTACCAGGTGAGCAATCCAAATTGATTGAAGCGATTCAAACGATTGAAGTAGGCTGTATCGAGAATTTTTTACATACATTCGGCTTTTCACGCTACGTGCAACTAGCAAAAAGCGCTTTGCCGCTTCTGTGGCTAGAGGCGCAGTCCGCTGGAAGTAAAGTGAGTGCGTATGAGCAGGAGCAAGCGATTGCTTTACTTGCAACGCAATTGCAAGAAGCGATCGATGCTGCGTATTTTTTAACTCCTTTTTTACGGCAGGAAATCTGTAAAATGACCACGCCACTTCTCAGCAAATTGATTTGA
- the mtrB gene encoding trp RNA-binding attenuation protein MtrB, whose amino-acid sequence MTQPDYIIIKAKEDGVNVIGLTRGNDTKFHHTEKLDSGEVMIAQFTEHTSAMKIRGKADVHTAHGVITSEGKE is encoded by the coding sequence ATGACACAACCCGACTATATTATTATTAAGGCAAAAGAAGACGGCGTGAACGTTATCGGATTGACGCGAGGGAATGACACAAAGTTCCATCATACGGAAAAACTCGATTCCGGCGAAGTCATGATTGCGCAGTTCACTGAGCACACGTCGGCAATGAAAATACGCGGAAAAGCCGACGTCCATACAGCACATGGTGTCATTACGAGCGAAGGTAAGGAATAA
- the folE gene encoding GTP cyclohydrolase I FolE — protein sequence MTNNVDYEKIEKAVTMILEAVGENPEREGLVDTPKRVAKMYAEVFEGLHKDPKEYFKTVFNENHDEVVLVKDIPFHSVCEHHLVPFFGHAHVAYIPRDGVVAGLSKLARAVETTARRPQLQERITSTVADAMMEMLNPMGVYVVVEAEHMCMAMRGIKKPGAKTVTTVARGVYENDNVLRSEILSLIKMT from the coding sequence ATGACGAATAATGTTGATTATGAGAAAATAGAGAAGGCTGTAACGATGATCCTCGAAGCGGTCGGGGAAAATCCGGAGCGTGAAGGACTCGTTGACACGCCTAAGCGGGTAGCGAAGATGTATGCAGAAGTTTTTGAAGGCCTACATAAAGACCCAAAAGAGTATTTTAAAACCGTTTTCAATGAAAACCATGATGAAGTTGTACTGGTGAAAGATATTCCATTCCATTCGGTATGTGAACATCACCTAGTGCCATTTTTCGGTCATGCACATGTCGCGTATATTCCGCGTGATGGCGTCGTTGCAGGTTTGAGTAAATTGGCGCGAGCGGTTGAAACAACAGCGAGAAGACCACAATTGCAAGAACGCATCACATCGACAGTGGCAGATGCTATGATGGAAATGCTCAATCCGATGGGGGTATATGTCGTGGTTGAGGCGGAGCATATGTGTATGGCGATGCGGGGCATTAAGAAGCCGGGTGCCAAGACCGTGACAACTGTAGCAAGAGGCGTTTATGAAAATGACAACGTGTTGCGATCTGAGATTCTGTCATTGATTAAGATGACTTGA
- a CDS encoding HU family DNA-binding protein: MNKTELINSVAEAAGLTKKDATKAVEAVFDTIQDTLAKGDKVQLIGFGNFEVRERAARKGRNPQSGEEIDIAASKVPAFKAGKALKDAVK; this comes from the coding sequence ATGAATAAAACAGAACTCATTAACTCTGTAGCGGAAGCAGCAGGTCTAACAAAGAAAGATGCTACAAAAGCTGTTGAAGCAGTATTCGATACAATCCAGGACACTCTTGCGAAGGGTGACAAAGTACAATTGATTGGTTTCGGTAACTTCGAAGTTCGCGAACGTGCGGCTCGTAAAGGACGTAACCCACAATCTGGGGAAGAGATCGACATCGCAGCAAGCAAAGTTCCTGCTTTCAAAGCAGGTAAAGCGCTTAAAGACGCGGTGAAATAA